Within the Oncorhynchus clarkii lewisi isolate Uvic-CL-2024 chromosome 2, UVic_Ocla_1.0, whole genome shotgun sequence genome, the region TGAGTggacttaaaaaaaaataaacgtaGCTGAATTTGAAAAAGCTCGTTGCGTAAAATTAGAAGTTCATGTTTGCTTGTGGAAGGCGATGGCAAAAGACACTGCACACACGCACTTTATTTTATTGACATTGATGAGGATGAAAACCACTATCTACTGTCTTTGAGAGCACAGTTTCCGTTGCTCTTGTCCTATGAGGAGTatatctgtctgtaataaaacacTTGTGGGGGAAAAACTCCTTCTGATTAGCTGGGcgtggctcccaagtgggtaggcctaatgcatttatttcaattgactgatttatatgaactgtaactcagtaaaatcgttaattgttgcatgttgcttttatatttttattgAGTTTAAATtatacaccggataggtgcagtgaaatgtgtttttttacgggatcagccatagtagtacggcgcTCCTGGAGCAAATGAGGGATTAAAGTCCCTCGCTCAAggacacatcgacagatttttctcACCTCGTCGgctcgggtattcgaaccagcgtCTTTTCAGCGTCTTTTCGTATATGTGCATGGTAACATCCCGGCTCCATGCACATATACTGTACCCTGCAGGGTTCAATCCCTGACATAATCTTTCCAATTTTTTATCCCACTCTTATTTAGCACCAAAAAAAAGAGATTAGAGGGCTTCAGATGATTCAATACAAAAACCCAAGGCAACCAACCAGCTGCAATACGATTTTTAGTTACATTTGGCATGTTGAATTGTATTTTCAATCAACCTAAAAAATTCAAGCAAATTTGTGATTGTTGGTTGAGCTAATACGCCCGAATGTTGCGCAAACAAAGAATGGTATTGCATCTGGTTGCTTTGGTTTTTGAAGCTGAATAGACACACATTATTTTTACAGCGTTGGTAACAAAAGCAGATGTTTGACAATTATCACTTCCAATCTAGAGTGAAATCCAGGCTGTCGTTTCCACTTTGAAGAACAAACTAGAAAACAAGAACACAGCCAAGATGTGTCATCAAAGCTGGGTGGAGCACATAAAGGTAGCTATTATAATGCATTTTAAGTAACATGAATATTTGAGTGAGTGTTTGAGCAATGTTCAAAGTTGAGTTGAATGTTCTATTGTAGGGCCAGGCCCAATTTGCAGAGGAGCAGATCAGCAGGGAGTTTCAGAAACTCCACCAGTTCCTAGACGAGGAAGAGACGGCCAGGATCGCTACCCTGAGAGAGGAAGAACGGCAGAAATCTGAAGTGATGCAAGAAAAAGCTGAGGCATTGACCAGAGAGCTCACAACCCTTTCAGAGACGATTGTAGTACTAGATAAGGAAATGGAAGTTGACAATATCACATTCCTGCAGGTAAGGGGTCTGTCAAAATGTTAAAAATCCCATTGCTGTGAAACTGTTTCTCTCACAGTCGCCTGATATTAAGTGACGTTTGTCCTCGTTCTTTTTTCATAGAACTACAAGGCCATACTTAACAGGTaaatcactttaaaaaaaaaaaataagtgtCTAAATTATTATAATTCTTTCCATTCCACTGACGCcatccatttttatttttttaccatagAGCCAATTGCACATTCCCAGATACTGAAGATACTCAGGTAGTGTCAGGAGCACTGATTGATGTGGCCAAACATGTGGGATCTCTCAAGTTCAAAGTCTGGGAGAAGATGCATGAGTTTGTTGACTACAGtgagtgcacccccccccccccccccctcaaaaaaaaaTTGGTTTCTCTACTGTATGTCTCCCAACAATATAGTTCAATATTAATATACAACATCTCTGCACACATCCCTATAGCTCCTGTGACCATGGATCCGAACACAATGTCCACTAAGTTCACACTCTCTGATGACCTCACCACTATGACATACTGTGACGAGAGGCAGAATCTCCCAGACAATCCCGAAAGGTTTCTTAACGTAGGAGTGTTGGGTTCTGAAGGGTACAGTAAAGGCATCCATTACTGGGATGTGGAGGTAGGAGATAATGATAACTGGATCTTAGGAGTAGCCAAAGAGTCCATTCCACGCAAGAAGCAAGTCAAAATGGAGCCTCAGAGTGGATTGTGGATCATCAAACACATCAGTGGCAAATACAAAGCATGTATAAAATCGCATGTTCAGATCAAAGTAGATGAGAGCCCACAAGTGATCCGAGTTCGACTGGACTGTGACAAAGGGGAGGTGACATTCTGCGACATCACCAAGAACACGACTCTCTACACCTTCAAAGACAAATTCACTGAAAAGGTGTTCCCGTACTTTAATAGTGGAAGTAAGATTTGCCCACTGCGCCTTTTTGTAGCGGGAAAGGCGAAAACTAGCTAATTGCCAGGGTCAAGTGAGGACAAACATATGCAATTATGTAATGACTTTATGTACTGACATTAGCTGGAAGGTTGTGAAAATTGTTTGACTAAAACTCCATGTAATTAAGACTTTCCTttaatattttgtatttattttatttattcgttattttaccaggtaagttgactgagaacacattctcatttacagcaatgacctggggaatggttacaggggagaggagggggatgaatgagccaatttgtaaactggggattattaggtgactgtgatggtttgagggccagattgggaatttagccaggacaccggggtttctactcttacgataagtgccatgggatctttaaatgacctcagagagtcagcacacccgtttaacgtcccatccgaaagacggcaccctacacagggtagtgtaatcactgccctggggcattgggatagtttttagaccagaggaaagaataAGACACTGCCATCTCAGAAGTAATGGACAAGTGTTTTAAGCAGttgatacagtatataaaaaatgtaatcaaaataAATGAAATGTAAGTTTCAATTGCACCTTCCTAGTCATTCAATTAACACTTGCATTTACACATTCACATAAAAAGTTTGAATGTACTGTCATTAAAGACATCAACCACTAGATGGGGATATCCAGCTATATAGACATCCCTATTGCTCAATGCCACACTGTAAAATGTGCGTACAGTCAGAGTAGGTTCCTCTGAGCTGAGATAAaaccttgtaaaaaaaaaaaatcatacaatgacaATACATATTAGATTTCAATGAGATCTAGGTGGATGGGTAAAGGGCTCTCATCCTATAGTACTATGAATCTCTGAACTTGGATTTCAGTTTTTGATCAGGGCACAGGACCGTTTGTGGGCAGCTACTAGATAGGTccagtggcgacccatcattcagggcagttgagttttttttgttttgttgcctgtttgcatgttattttggcattaatacagtatgtgtcatcagtttgcaaacaatgtaaattaAAAATGTCATACATTGAGTCagtaaagctgcatacaaacatggtctctttttttttttgcattcttGAGTGAGGCAGcttcaaaatgcaggtgtttcagcctagctcagcactttctgtggtggtggggcagccagcggaataTATGGAACGTAGGAGTTGGTAATGTTCTCTCGTTGCACTGTAATTGGCTCAATGTTCtttcactcatggggacactacgtcaccgcaaaatATACAGGTAgagctaaaaaaaaaatgcatgccCCTTTGGTGCTGCcatagttacattagaagtgcccatccaagaaggctcaaggtcattggccacagataaaatgacatcaaatcacatatctacagtagctttgattggattgatcatgtcaacatcatactttcaaaagtagcaagctagcagtcatcatcatgaatcacgtgacaatctactggcaaatccttgtcatatgaagagaaataatgagacATTATAGATAAAATatattggtgctcatcggccattggataTAAACGTTACAcagcaagttggaaatcgcaaattcaacaatgagtggtttggaaggaatcagtggctaagtGCAAAGTGTGTGGTCCAAGtttgggtttaagggtctcttttccaagcttaaaaggataaacatttaaCATTGGTCATGTTGTCAATCCAGCATAACTTCTGCTGCgatcaaaacaactggaaactcggaactgggaaatctcagacttcagtgagttcaagacaactcggAACTCTGAAAAATAATAGCTCTGActcggtcatccaactcagaattgcaagtcgggaactcgggcctctttctagagcttcaacctgaagatcactgacgtcatcatgttTCAACCTTGTTTTTATCAGagttcacagttgtcttgaaagcaccataaatccagagagtgccagactttgatgacaaaatttgcccacgaaggaccgccgcaccaccttcctgttcaagtaagcacagcacaacaaggcgagtccaaaatgtattgtatgctgctgcatgaacaatgtaatatgccagggagatatatacggtagctaagaaagtaatactaagtgtacagtatgttgtgtcgtaaactgttagtagcccatgtgcctcaccctaacaATGTGGTCCATTTCcccctcataatttagcctagtgttctaacttggtggtgcacatatagcctatagcctgttttagagaaatgtaatcattgaatattgtaagagctgtCATTGTCTGCTTATACACCCCCTTTAtatatcctacagttctgacttggtgttaCATGGAGAATACCGTAATAACGGCCCATGTCCTGAATTCtgtctgtacatttcaaaagtgttgaacaaatagttacagtgaattcagaaagcattcagaccccttgactttttccacattttatgttacagccttattgcaAAATGTATTCAATCGTTTGTGTTTTCTTAACAATCTTCACACAATAATGACACAGAAAAAAacgattttttttacatttttgttaatttatttttttatatatttaaaaaaaatggaaatatcacatttacataagtattcagaccctttactcagtactttgttgaagcacctttggcagcaattacagccttttGTCTTCTTGGCTATaaaagctacaagcttggcacacctgtatttggggagtttctcccattcttctctgcagatcctctcaaaatctgtcaggttgaatggggagtgtcaatgcacagctattttcaggtctctccagagatgcttgaTCAGGTTAACGGCtgccaccgtagggatggtaccagctttcctccagacgtgacacgtggaattcaggccaaagggttctatcttggtttcatcagaccagagaatctcgtttctcatggtctgaaagtcttttaggtgccttttggcaaactccaagcaggctgtcatgtgccaattactgaggagtggcttccatctggccactctaccataaagacctgattggtggagtgctgcagagatggttgtccttctggaaggttctcccatcttcacagaggaactctggtgtTCTGTCAGTgtaaccatcaggttcttggtcacctccctgaccaaggcccttcttccccgattgctcattttggcagggcggccagctctaggaagagttttggtggttgcAAACTTCCAAAGGTtactgtgtccttggggaccttcaatgcttcagaaatgttttggtacccttccccagatctgtgcctcgacacaatcctgtctctgagctctatgggcaattcctttgacctcatagcttggtttttgctctgacatgcactgtcaactgtgggaccatatatagaaaggtgtgtgcctttccaaatcatgtacaatcaattaaatttgccagaggtggactccaagttgtagaaacatctcaaggatgatcaatggaaacaggatgcacctgagcttaatttcaagtctcatagaaaataaaatacttaaggtatttctgttttttaaattttttttataaatgtgcaaaaatgtttttaaaaacttttcactttgtcattatgtggtattgtgtataggtttatgaggaaaatgttttatttaatacattttagaataaggcttaaaagtaacaaaatgtgggaaaagggaaggggtctgaatactttccgaatgactATGTCCATCCTAGCTCTCTCATTAATGCCTTAATCAAaatacagattgcctcttatctgctcgtCGTCCCCTCATGCCATAGTTCGTACATCTCAATGGTCAGTTGAAACcatatttgtttaagcaagtcagccatatcagctatgtttttttcaAAGGCAATAAATGAAGCTAAATTAACTgctttgctgccagacaaggctccgctgatatcAGTGGTAAGGCGTTGGGACTGCTGttaggacagctttatgtaggccctaacagtttgttggcaccgtttgtcaccgttatagtgcttgtttaatgtattgtttagagttgtgttttgtagttgtgtgGCTTTGCTAGCATGCATTAAaaaactgagggggggggggttgcctcACCaggatgtacatgctaaaatcgccactcgCTAGGTCAGTTATTGATTTGGTGTAGAGTTGGTGTTAGGTGTTGGGTTGGCCTTACCAGATGTGCGTTGAGCCTCTCGCTGGCAAAGTCAGGCATCCCCCACACTGTCTTACTGGAGGACAGCCTCAGGTCTGTGTTCTCCAACCACTGAAGAAGATCCTGGATCTCCATTGTAACATCTTGGACCTAGGGTAGAAAAAAATCATAAATACACCTCTGAAAACCATATTTAATTATCAATTACTAATCTGTTATGATTGCAATATTTTAGATTTGACTAAGTCTGATTCACCCCTAGAGGGCACCACAAAGCAGATAATCATTCAGTACTAGTGATATTGCAATGTTGGGAGAAACCTAATAAGTAGTTTGTCCTAAGATTTCTAATAAGTTTGGCATCTCTTTGCATATGTGATAGTGAATAAGACAAAGAGATGGAGTGATCATGAAAAATAACTTGCCACTTGGTCTATTCCCAATCTCTCCTCACCTGACTGAGGTTGTTCTCCAGCTCGAGCTGTCTGCGCTCTGTCTCACAGCGGACAAACTCCCAGCGTTCATTCAGCTGCTCCAGCTGTGGGTGCAGACCGTGGGGGCTGTCCCCAGTCCCCACCTCCAATAGGCCCCGTCCCGCCTGGTTCAAAGACTCCACCGTACGCACGTGGGACATGACGTCATTACGCAGCACCTAGAGTGGAGAGGAACATAGCAGCACACTTGATGACAATACTGTAATACACATGATATTTGCATACAAACATCTTATGCTCAGAGAAATTATCCAATAGTATCATCcttcctcaaacacacacatacccataGGTGTCAGAAGCTTAAAAATGGCATTGATCCCAATACATTGTGTTGATTCATTTAAGTCACAAACCTTGTGTTTGGCCAGCTCTATCTCGCATGCCTGCAGGTCGATGCTGATTGGCCGACTGCCCTGGAGGAGGTCGGCTGTGTGGGAAAGCCAGGTGTGCAGCTCATCCAGAGTGTTCTGGAACTGACCCAGACCCAGCAGGGAACACTCCAGCTGATGCTGCAACCACAAGTAGTGAAAACACATTGCATTGTCCGACCTCTTCAATACCATAACCCaagccattaaaaaaaaatactgaacAGGTGTCGGTTTCCTGAACACAGGTTAAGCATTATCCTAGACTAAAAAAACATCCTCAATGGAATTTCTTAATCCAGTACTAggattaatctgtgtctggggaaACCAGTCCCAGCCAATTGAATTGCACATATTGATAAGTGATTGAGTGGAGTCTAACCTGTCTGCTGACAGTCTCTGCCTCCAGGCTGTCCCAGCGCTGTCTGAAGTcacacaggggagagacagaTCCGGGACGCTCAGAGCCTGGAGACAGCCTGCACACAAAGCGGTGGTTCAGGCTCTCCATCTCGATCTTCTTCTGGTATAGCTCCCGTTTAAACTCCTGAGGAGAAACAGCACATGTTTCATATACACTTTACAGAGCTGGCAATGTAGAAAGAACTGTCAGATTCAGCAAAAGTGAAAGTGACAATTATGGAATGTCTTGCTTATTGCTACTATGATATTTTATTGGTTTGAATTTAGGAAAGAGTGGGAGCTCTTCAGTGGGTTCTGTTTGTGTAGAGTAGACTCACCTTGAGATCACACAGCTGCTCTTTGACTGACTCCAGGTCAGTTCCTACCAAGAACTCCTCTGTGGATCTCAGCTCTGCTGACTTGAGCCACTCGAAAAGCCCCTGTGGAAAAACAAGAAATGTATTGTTTGTATATGTTTAAAAACATAATTCCTTCATATACACACAAGTTTGTGTCACAAGAAACTATGAATAGttgctacagttgaagttggaagtttacatacaccttaggcaaatacatttaaactcagtttttcacaattcctgaattttaatccaagtaaaaatgccattaggatcaccactttatttgaagaatgtgaaatgtcagaataatagtagagaattatttatttcagcttttatttgtttcatcacattcccagtgggtcagaagtttacatacactcaattagtatttggtatcattgcctttaaattgtttaacctgggtcaaacttttcaggtagccttccacaagcttcccacaataagttgggtgaattttggcccattcctcctgacagagctggtgtaactgagtcaggtttgtaggcctccttgctcgcacaagctttttcagttctgcccacaaatattctatgggattgaggtcagggattggtgatggccactcaaatatcttgactttgttgtccttaagccatttttccacaattttggaaatatgcttggggtcattgtccatttggaagacccatttgtgaccaagctttaacttcctgactgatgtcttgcgatgttgcttcaatatatccatataattatcctatctcatgatgccatctattttgtgaagtgcaccagtccctcctgcagcaaagcacccccacaacatgatgctgccacccccgtgcttcacggttgggatggtgttcttcggcttgcaagcctccccctttttcctccaaacataacgatagtcattatggccaaacagttctattgttgtttcatcagaccagaggacatttctccaaaaagtatgatctttgtccccatgtgcagtcgcaaaccgtagtcaggcttttttatgccggttttggagcagtggcttctttcttgctgggtggcctttcaggttatgtcgatatacgactcgttaactgtggatatagatagttgtgtgcctgtttcctccagcatcttcacaaggtcctttgctgatgttttgggattgatttgcacttttcgcaccaaagtacattcatctctaggagacagaacgcatctccttcctgagcggtatgacagctgtgtggtcccatggtgtttatacttgtgtactattgtttgtacagatgaatgtggtaccttcaggcatttggaaattgctcccaaggatgaaccagacttgtggaggtctacaattttttctgaggtcttggctgatttcttttgattttcccatgatgtcaagcaaatacgCACTGAGttgaaaggtaggccttgaaatacatccccaggtacacctccaattgattcaaatgatgtcaattagcctatcagaagcttctaaagccaagacaattttctggaactttccaagctgtttaaaggcacagtcaacttagtgtatgtaaacttctgacccactggaattgtgatacagtgaataatcagtctgtaaacaattgttggaaaaattacttgtgtcatgcacaaagtagatgtcctaaccgacttgccaaaactatagtttgttaacaagaaatgtgtggagtggttgaatgactccaacctaagtgtatgtaaacttccgacttttgAAGTGGTGAAATAACTTCCATATTGAACAATGAAACATGCGATCCTGCTGACTTGTACAAGTGGCGACACTGAGGCTGGCTTCCCAGACCTCGGGCATAGACTGTGTCTCTCGCAGTTAACACCATTTGTTTCCCATTGGCAGGGAAGTGCACAGTCTGTCAGTCACTCATCACCAACACTACAGGGAGCTAGAGTCTGGTTTCTGCCATTGCAATGGACATAAAAGACTAGTGGAGTTTATTGTTGGCTGGTTGCCACTGCACTGGGGGAGTTAAGAGGAGAAGCGGCAGCCAAGCAAAGCTAAGTGACAATACGGATATATTAGTGACCGgctcccacacacagacacactcacgaATGCACGCATGCACTACACATGCATAcacgcacacatactgtacacacgtaCCTGCATGGTGTCCTGGTAATGTAGAGCCATCTGTAAAGATTCCTCCAGTGTTTTGTGACACTCACTCCAGAGTTTACTCAGGTTGTTCCATGTGCAGTAGAGCTATGGAGTCAGTGATGTAGTTGTTTAGAAACGCATTGGAAAATGATTGTCTTATGGAGAATGAATATTAACATAAATGttacctcctctcactcctcaccTCATCTAAGCTCTTGGTGACATCAGGTTTGTCTGTATCCCCACATGCTGACATCAGGTCCATTcccagaatgccaagcgtgtccAGGTCCCCCTGTAGACTGTCGATGTCCTCCCTGAGTGTCTGTAAGGCGATATTGTCAGGGGTGAGAGACCTCACAATGGAATCAGTAAGAAGGGAGATAAATTGAAGCAGACAGCGTAAAGTACATTCGTTGAAATAGATCGTCTTGGATCATCTTAGTACCTGACAGAGGATGGGAAAAAAACACATTCACTGGAAATTGTACTGAACTATTTCATTCATCTTAAAGCAGCTAAGATCAAACCAACAGCTCCACTGTCCACAGTTACCTGCATAGTCTCCAGGCTCTGGCGGATGGTCTCTGAGTCTGTCCTGCTGGCGTTCAGGTCCAGGACAGCCTGTTGGGCATCGTTCAGGCCGGCCGTCACATCACTAACATCGCTCCAGAACTTGAGAGCCAGGTCCAGCAGGTTGAGCAGCCAGCCATCTCTTTCCTGAGCCTGCCTCTGAGCCTCCTCCCACAGCTGAGTCAGGCTGGACACCCGCTCCTGGATTGCTAGGGAGAAGACAGAATACAGTCATTATAATACAttgcattttagtaatttagcagacactcataCACATGTTAACCACATATCACAATCATTGCAAGTCACAGTGACATCTGCATTTTCTCTCAAATTACTTTCTCTAACCCATTGTAGGTAACCTAGGCAGCATCTCTGTCCAAAGTTGTTTCAAGATAAATCCAAGATTCCCCCTCTCCAGATGTGTGCTGCTAAACAGAAAACTCCAAATTGATTTAAACAACTCGCATGAAAGAAAGTTACACACCCTTTATACTCCTGACAATTGAATGCAAAGAACCAACATTTCGGGCACTTTGTGGTGAGTGTACCTGTACCGATGGAGGCGTCCCCAGCTGCCTGTGTGTTGGCCAGGAGCTCGTCAGCCTGGGTCCCTATACTCCCTAGGCCCAGTTCCAGCTTGGAGAGCTCAGCCAGAGTGTGCTTGTTGTCCTGTAGCTGCTCCTGGATGCGTGGGGTCTGACCCTGCAGAGAGGCCGGGGACTGCATGTGACCAAGCAGACCATCCAGACTCTCTCTAATCAGCGTCATCCTCTCATTCAACTACAGAGACAAGACACCATTGTGTCACTGTGTATGTGACGGTCAAATGTTTACATGTGTATAGTCTATTCTCAAGGTATACAGAGTCTGGCGAGACTGCTATATGTACTGTATTTACAGTAAGTATACAGTACATTCACCATGTGTATGTCTTcatgtgtgtgtctttatgtgtgtgtgtgtgtgtgtgggtgtgtgcgtgagtgcgctttgggtgtgtgtgtctgtgatataTGTGTGTCTTCATGCATGCGTTCATGCAGCAGTGTGTGCATACTGTCACCTGTGTGTATCTGGGCAGGGACTCTTCCAGTAGATTGGCAGCctctctgaccctgtccctgatgGCCCTGTGCTGCTCCTTAAGCTCTGTGGCGCTATGACATAACTCCTTCCCCTGGGCGGGACTAAGCTCTGACAGACGTTTCCCCAGCGAGCACAGCCGTGCTATCAGAGGTCTATGCTCTGCTATGGACTCCCTTAGGCCCTAGGTGAGaaatggttaggggttatagaaATAGATCCTTAGACATATAGATCTGGGTTGTAGTCATTAGGGCACACAGTAGTAAAAAGGacagtttcttattggacaagttcaggtagttcctccacattttcttccatttggtaccTAATGTTTACGACCCAGATGATATTTTGGGCATGGTAAAGGAATTGTTGAGTGCACGTAAATGGCTATGTTTGAAAAGCGAGGGGTCTCATTTCTATCCCTGAGAACTGTTGAAGAGGAAAGGTAACACGGGTCACCTTGTCTCCCTTTCCATTAACTACCTAGGAGAATAGAGATGTCTTTATGTACCTGTGGGAATGTTCAATGGTTTCCTTTCAAGTAGATTAAAGTACTCTAATGAACGGAGCTGAATAATCTACAAGGGAAGAACAGTAGAACAGCACATTTGAGCagaaaacggggggggggggagctatGAAATCTAAAAGGGCATCATTgttgaacgggggggggggggggggggggaacgttTTAAAGAATTGGCACTCCACTCAAAGGCAGGTCTCTGCTACCTGTAACAGGTCCTGTTGTTCTCGGAACGCCTTGTAGCTAATGGTGCTCAGGGAGAGCTGGCCAATGAGCGCTTGGGTTTCCTGTAGCCACGGTGACACCTCAGCAAGGCCCTCAGTGAACTGGACCAAGAGGGACTGGGCATGCTCCAGCTGCAGGACCACATGGGAGTTGGTGGCTGACGTGGTGTTGCATTGTTCCTGTAAGGCATCCAACGGGATCTGGGGAGATCGGATGACAACAGCTTTAACGTGACCCGTATGCTATTAGCTTGTCTCGTTTGTTTGAACGTTTTATAGTCAGACGTTATCATGGGTAAGATGGTACAGTATGTACCTGCAGGTCCCCTATTTCCCCTTCATCACCGTATGTCTGCAAGATTTCAGCGATCTTCACCATCTTCTCAATGTTGAACTTGTGTTGCAGAATCTCCACCGCAAGGATCTCCATGTACACAACACAAAAGCATGGCATATTTTACAATCTAAAATGAAGGCAATGTAAAATGCTGTGCAAACACACAAGCATTTGCAAACCAAGACATATGTTCAAACATCACACATCAGACCTCTATACAAATCTACATAGGTGGTTGTAGAACAAAACAAAGCATATGTAGAGGTGGATGAACAGGCTTGTATAGGCATGGCCCTAAGGGACAAAGTAGCTTTTAAAATGCAGTTCCAATGGGTTTCTTCACCTTCTGTTCATAGAGTTGGGCAGAGATATGCTCAGGCTCCAGAGTAATAGCTTTGAGTTGCTCCAGGCTCAGGGCAGTGTCTCTGAACCAGGCCATCTCC harbors:
- the LOC139367061 gene encoding E3 ubiquitin-protein ligase TRIM35-like, with the protein product MAASLSLLEEHLSCPVCGDIFRNPVVLKCSHSFCEECLQKYWKEMENPLCPVCKKECSPEEQSLSLALKSLCDSLQNGGENIRSDNNCQLHGEKLKIFCFDDKQLICVVCYTSKKHKGHDCYPVEEAVPDLKSEIQAVVSTLKNKLENKNTAKMCHQSWVEHIKGQAQFAEEQISREFQKLHQFLDEEETARIATLREEERQKSEVMQEKAEALTRELTTLSETIVVLDKEMEVDNITFLQNYKAILNRANCTFPDTEDTQVVSGALIDVAKHVGSLKFKVWEKMHEFVDYTPVTMDPNTMSTKFTLSDDLTTMTYCDERQNLPDNPERFLNVGVLGSEGYSKGIHYWDVEVGDNDNWILGVAKESIPRKKQVKMEPQSGLWIIKHISGKYKACIKSHVQIKVDESPQVIRVRLDCDKGEVTFCDITKNTTLYTFKDKFTEKVFPYFNSGSKICPLRLFVAGKAKTS